One genomic window of Actinoplanes lobatus includes the following:
- a CDS encoding alpha/beta fold hydrolase encodes MRITRRTLLAGTTAAATGAVLAEPAAPAHHRSEPTVVLVHGAFADASGWYEVATGLAHAGFPVIAPPNPLRGIAADAAYLASILATLSGPLVLVAHSYGGMVISNAATGNANVKALVYVAAFVPDEGDTLPDLQYRFPGSRVTPEALDFRPHPAGADAYIKKAFFRDTFAGDLPRATASLMWAGQRPLNASTFEEPSGVPAWRTIPSWYLAARDDHVIPVAAQRFMAQRAGSRVTEVAASHVAMMSQPAATVDLIKRAAR; translated from the coding sequence ATGAGGATTACCCGCCGAACCTTGCTGGCCGGAACCACCGCCGCCGCCACCGGCGCCGTGCTCGCGGAACCCGCGGCGCCGGCACACCATCGATCCGAACCGACGGTGGTGCTCGTGCACGGCGCGTTCGCCGACGCCTCCGGCTGGTACGAGGTGGCCACCGGGCTGGCCCATGCCGGCTTTCCGGTGATCGCCCCGCCGAACCCGTTGCGTGGCATCGCCGCCGACGCCGCCTACCTGGCCAGCATCCTCGCCACCCTCAGCGGCCCGCTCGTTCTCGTCGCGCACTCGTACGGTGGCATGGTCATCTCGAACGCCGCGACCGGCAACGCCAACGTGAAGGCGCTGGTCTACGTGGCGGCGTTCGTTCCCGACGAGGGCGACACCCTCCCGGATCTGCAGTACCGCTTCCCGGGCAGCAGGGTCACCCCGGAGGCGCTCGACTTCCGTCCGCACCCGGCGGGCGCGGACGCGTACATCAAGAAGGCGTTCTTCCGGGACACGTTCGCGGGCGACCTGCCGAGGGCGACGGCGTCCCTGATGTGGGCGGGTCAGCGGCCGCTGAACGCGAGCACGTTCGAGGAGCCGTCCGGTGTTCCGGCGTGGCGGACGATCCCGTCCTGGTATCTCGCCGCCCGTGACGACCATGTGATTCCGGTTGCGGCGCAACGGTTCATGGCGCAGCGCGCCGGGTCGCGGGTCACCGAGGTCGCCGCATCGCACGTCGCGATGATGTCGCAGCCCGCCGCGACGGTCGATCTCATCAAGCGGGCGGCACGCTGA
- a CDS encoding 2TM domain-containing protein yields the protein MTSSTSEAARKWGLRIHVLCYVVFNAVQVMVWWIFDSSNHFWPIWSIVAWGIGLMFHIWGVSRPARVG from the coding sequence ATGACTTCTTCGACGAGCGAGGCGGCCCGGAAATGGGGCCTACGGATTCACGTGCTCTGCTACGTGGTCTTCAATGCGGTGCAGGTGATGGTGTGGTGGATCTTCGACTCCAGCAACCACTTCTGGCCCATCTGGTCGATCGTGGCCTGGGGAATCGGGTTGATGTTCCACATCTGGGGCGTCTCCAGACCGGCCCGGGTCGGTTGA
- a CDS encoding transposase, with translation MEVDALRRRWPARRCCGQRAAVWCSPWTSRRGCVPTTRVVRSARSATPKAAGADVTTITCAQIRQFLDPPHRGRPVEAGDRDILIVLDAGYEAPGIAWLLRDLPVEVLGRMRSDRVLRRPTPPRVYQPLGGRPGTPTPGVSSRLSRSPTPASTAKHGPKRGTGCTHG, from the coding sequence ATAGAGGTAGACGCGCTGCGCCGAAGGTGGCCGGCTCGCCGTTGCTGCGGGCAGCGGGCGGCCGTTTGGTGCTCGCCGTGGACATCTCGCCGTGGCTGCGTCCCGACGACGCGTGTAGTCCGCAGCGCTCGTTCTGCCACACCTAAGGCCGCCGGCGCGGACGTCACCACGATCACGTGCGCGCAGATCCGGCAGTTCCTCGACCCGCCTCACAGAGGCCGGCCAGTGGAAGCCGGAGACCGCGACATCCTGATCGTGCTGGACGCCGGCTACGAGGCCCCGGGCATCGCCTGGTTACTGCGTGACCTGCCGGTCGAAGTCTTGGGCCGGATGCGTTCCGACCGGGTGCTGCGCCGCCCGACGCCGCCGCGCGTCTACCAGCCGCTGGGCGGCCGGCCAGGCACGCCGACGCCTGGGGTGTCGAGCAGGCTGTCACGGTCACCGACACCCGCCTCAACGGCCAAGCACGGGCCCAAGCGTGGTACCGGCTGCACCCACGGTTGA
- a CDS encoding cold shock domain-containing protein has translation MTSVGLVRTFDADEGWGVIDGPDVPGGCWVHFSAIAIDGYRELARGQHVSFRAEAASQDGFAYRAVKVWMGGSEPPDQPGVQGNSAAYESSLTLIFDPPHPGDVAGTQA, from the coding sequence ATGACAAGCGTTGGTTTAGTGCGCACCTTCGACGCCGACGAAGGTTGGGGCGTCATTGACGGCCCAGATGTGCCGGGCGGTTGCTGGGTGCACTTCTCCGCCATCGCCATTGATGGATATCGTGAATTGGCGCGAGGGCAGCATGTTTCATTCCGCGCCGAGGCGGCGAGCCAGGACGGGTTTGCCTATCGGGCTGTGAAGGTCTGGATGGGTGGCAGTGAGCCGCCCGACCAGCCCGGAGTCCAGGGCAACTCTGCCGCTTACGAGAGCTCGCTGACTCTGATATTCGATCCGCCCCACCCGGGCGACGTGGCGGGGACGCAGGCGTAG
- a CDS encoding nitroreductase family deazaflavin-dependent oxidoreductase → MSLKNWNFRQKPTGMWRRLLRLPVYLYRARLGFLMGQRILLLTHRGRISGRVFRTPVEVVEHDQETGEYIVCSGTGLFADWYRNIAEQPAQQVQVCNRRWRPHQRILDTREAAQRFARYEELHPRTARRLLASMGNSYDGTDDGRVVMMTRMPMVAFSHSQRTVEPESHP, encoded by the coding sequence ATGAGCTTGAAGAACTGGAACTTCCGTCAGAAGCCGACCGGGATGTGGAGGCGACTGCTCCGCCTCCCCGTCTACCTCTACCGCGCCCGGCTCGGATTCTTGATGGGGCAGCGAATTCTCCTCCTGACCCACCGTGGCCGCATCTCCGGGCGCGTGTTCCGTACACCGGTCGAGGTCGTCGAGCACGATCAGGAGACAGGCGAGTACATCGTCTGCTCGGGTACGGGCCTGTTTGCAGACTGGTATCGCAACATCGCTGAACAGCCGGCCCAACAGGTGCAGGTCTGCAACCGGCGTTGGCGACCCCACCAGCGCATACTGGATACGCGGGAGGCGGCCCAGAGGTTTGCTCGCTACGAGGAACTGCATCCGCGGACAGCGCGGCGACTGCTCGCCTCGATGGGCAACAGCTACGACGGAACCGATGATGGTCGCGTTGTGATGATGACGAGGATGCCGATGGTCGCGTTCTCCCACTCTCAGCGGACCGTCGAGCCGGAGTCGCACCCATGA
- a CDS encoding SUKH-3 domain-containing protein, with the protein MEASANFSQQTRAILEVVGWRPGRVVSTTRWEVELAGDGFPALHPVARRFLAEFGGLAVPHGGPGVTCAREPVSFTPTDCSGEADRFIAWSERVGRVIAPIGEVAGDTCGMAWLGIDEHEEVYLVVNRLASFGRLPVAMDHLVLGYMPDEID; encoded by the coding sequence GTGGAGGCGTCCGCCAATTTCAGCCAACAGACTCGTGCAATCTTGGAAGTGGTTGGCTGGCGACCGGGTCGCGTTGTCAGCACGACGCGCTGGGAGGTTGAACTAGCCGGAGATGGCTTCCCCGCTCTGCATCCGGTCGCTCGTCGATTCCTCGCCGAGTTCGGAGGGCTTGCAGTTCCGCATGGTGGTCCGGGCGTCACATGCGCACGTGAGCCTGTCAGCTTCACCCCGACCGACTGCTCGGGCGAGGCTGACAGATTCATCGCATGGAGTGAGCGCGTCGGCCGCGTTATCGCCCCGATAGGAGAAGTAGCCGGCGACACCTGCGGGATGGCCTGGTTAGGCATCGACGAACACGAAGAGGTCTATCTCGTCGTGAACCGTCTGGCTTCCTTCGGCCGTCTGCCCGTAGCCATGGACCACCTCGTGCTCGGTTATATGCCTGACGAGATCGACTAG
- a CDS encoding helix-turn-helix domain-containing protein — MRETTNALGAYLRARRELVTPQQAGIPDVGVRRVPGLRREEVAMLAGISADYYLRLERGRNRNPSVQVLESIARVLHLNEEHFAHLLTLACEAPRRRRRRPRKQTPPPGALKLMDSLVQPAFIEDRYFDILASNSLARALSPGLAVGGNQLRDLFLDPAEQALHPQWEAVTECFIANLRQAVGNDVDDPRFIELTGELSLASPRFRQLWGRHEVRGQQGAPVRLNHPQVGELSLNRERLRIDGTDGLMLVVYHPNAGTSNADKLALLASVGLPTSNSYPQLQRTGAATDNDASR, encoded by the coding sequence GTGCGTGAGACAACGAATGCCCTGGGGGCGTACCTACGGGCTCGACGCGAGTTGGTGACGCCTCAGCAGGCGGGCATTCCCGACGTGGGTGTGCGGCGTGTGCCGGGACTGCGACGCGAGGAGGTCGCCATGCTCGCCGGCATCAGCGCCGACTACTACCTGCGGTTGGAGAGGGGCCGCAACCGCAACCCCTCCGTGCAGGTGCTGGAATCGATCGCCCGCGTTCTGCACCTCAACGAGGAGCATTTCGCTCATCTGCTGACGCTGGCATGCGAAGCTCCCCGCCGGCGCAGACGCCGACCGCGCAAACAGACCCCGCCACCCGGCGCGCTCAAACTGATGGACTCCCTTGTCCAGCCCGCCTTCATCGAGGACCGCTACTTCGACATCCTGGCCTCGAACAGCCTGGCGAGAGCACTTTCTCCCGGCCTGGCCGTGGGTGGCAACCAGTTGAGAGACCTGTTCCTCGACCCGGCGGAGCAGGCCCTGCACCCACAGTGGGAAGCCGTCACGGAGTGCTTCATCGCCAACCTGCGACAGGCCGTGGGTAACGACGTCGACGATCCCCGCTTCATCGAGCTGACCGGCGAGCTTTCCCTGGCGAGCCCGCGCTTCCGCCAGCTCTGGGGCCGCCATGAGGTGCGCGGGCAACAAGGGGCGCCGGTCCGCCTGAATCATCCTCAGGTCGGGGAACTGTCCCTGAACCGCGAGCGGCTGCGCATCGACGGAACCGACGGCCTGATGCTGGTCGTGTACCACCCGAACGCCGGCACCAGCAACGCTGACAAGCTGGCACTCCTGGCCTCGGTCGGCCTGCCCACTTCAAACTCCTACCCGCAACTCCAGCGGACCGGCGCCGCGACGGACAACGACGCTTCCCGCTGA
- a CDS encoding SDR family NAD(P)-dependent oxidoreductase: MTVTLITGANKGIGFETARQLSALGHIVYVGARDAERGEKAAATLGARFVQLDVTRDESVAEALATIGAAEGRLDVLVNNAGILANEAPTGPAALRAFDVNAVGMVRVTEAALPLLRKSANPTVVTVSSSMGSFWAVTNPERPEFGIPLALYAASKAAATMLTIQYAKSQPGIKFNALEPGTTATDMTAAFGIGRPVQESAAVVVRLATLGADGPTGTLRDENGELPF; encoded by the coding sequence ATGACCGTCACCCTTATCACTGGAGCCAACAAGGGCATCGGTTTCGAGACAGCCCGCCAGCTCTCAGCATTGGGCCACATCGTCTACGTCGGCGCGCGTGACGCCGAGCGGGGCGAAAAGGCCGCGGCGACGCTGGGTGCGCGTTTCGTACAGCTCGATGTGACTCGCGACGAATCGGTGGCCGAGGCGCTGGCGACGATCGGTGCGGCCGAGGGCCGGCTCGACGTTCTGGTGAACAACGCCGGCATCCTCGCGAACGAGGCCCCCACCGGTCCGGCGGCTCTCCGGGCTTTCGACGTCAACGCTGTGGGAATGGTCCGCGTCACCGAGGCAGCCCTGCCGCTGCTACGCAAATCAGCGAACCCTACGGTGGTCACCGTATCGAGCAGCATGGGATCTTTCTGGGCAGTGACCAACCCCGAACGGCCGGAATTCGGCATCCCGCTGGCCCTCTACGCGGCGTCCAAGGCAGCAGCGACCATGCTCACCATTCAGTACGCCAAATCCCAGCCGGGCATCAAGTTCAACGCGCTCGAACCCGGCACCACCGCCACCGACATGACCGCCGCCTTCGGCATCGGAAGGCCCGTGCAAGAGAGTGCTGCGGTCGTCGTGCGCCTGGCCACGCTGGGCGCTGACGGCCCAACCGGAACCCTACGGGACGAGAACGGCGAGTTGCCCTTCTGA
- a CDS encoding FAD-dependent oxidoreductase, which translates to MAFEEVDAVVIGSGMGGLAAARMLAQFGGKRVLVLEQHYTAGGMTHEFARQGRYRFGTGVHYMSGNAGPFLNFMTDGRVQLQPLPDDYDVLHFPGFDFAVPATREKFRARLVQLFPDEAKAIDRYFRKVRRAMVGLAARNVLSSMSSPVRMMGFPVVERLFPAAYRSLRDEVHRSVTDPRLRAILEARWGLYGTPPATSAFGYHAAVPTTFFMDGTAHPVGGPKAINEVVLEILAERGVEVRVRQLVRRIVVERGRAAGVDVVDQATGREYRVTAPAVVSAAGVRNTYALLGREVDLPAEPSAVMLFLGLKRSPAEFGVHGENHWFMPDLDGSARGTLYVSFASLNNPAARFHTVELLELVDPGDFERWRDRPEGYEQFKAEWTDRLLDRLEQRWPGFRELVDFAELATPLTFENYQHSVRGSFYGLAATPQRLRSRAAGARTPVKGLVVAGQDAWGSGVVGALAGGLMAANAVLSGRRTGAMWRALLAPVPPVSGVWRGYLRVAAMDTVTPQIRRIRLEPLDGGVLPFGFVAGQYLKVELPVAVEPIERSYSICSGPQATGYAEIAVKREPDGLGSTFLHDELRVGQALRVAGPSGTFTWAPGTEPGDGTLLLIAGGVGVTPLMSVLACAADSGYRGRIVLLLGCRGEVPFKGELDRLAALLPALEVFVFRSGPAGSGRIDLGVLRRHAAGASRVHLCGPAPMMQDVLGHLATLGVPRDIVHTEAFVSGSSGRTRRERAHAVALAAQQAGVAEYRIGVAGGESFPCPPGQTVLDAANTARVPFPQSCGEGSCGTCRVRVLKGDYETDSRGMFSAAELDDGWRLACQTLPTGDLVIEAP; encoded by the coding sequence ATGGCCTTCGAAGAAGTCGATGCGGTTGTGATCGGGTCGGGCATGGGTGGGCTCGCCGCCGCCCGGATGCTCGCGCAGTTCGGCGGGAAACGCGTTCTGGTGCTGGAGCAGCACTACACGGCCGGTGGGATGACGCACGAGTTCGCCCGGCAGGGCCGGTACCGGTTCGGGACCGGTGTGCACTACATGAGCGGGAACGCCGGCCCGTTCCTGAACTTCATGACCGACGGGCGGGTGCAGTTGCAGCCGCTGCCCGACGACTACGACGTCCTGCACTTTCCCGGATTCGACTTCGCGGTGCCCGCCACCAGGGAGAAGTTCCGGGCGCGGCTCGTGCAGCTGTTCCCGGACGAGGCGAAGGCGATCGACCGCTACTTCCGTAAGGTGCGGCGGGCGATGGTCGGGCTGGCGGCACGCAATGTGCTGTCGTCGATGTCGTCACCCGTACGGATGATGGGTTTTCCGGTCGTTGAAAGGCTTTTTCCGGCGGCCTACAGGTCGCTGCGCGACGAGGTGCATCGCAGTGTCACCGACCCGCGGTTGCGGGCGATTCTGGAAGCGCGCTGGGGCCTGTACGGGACACCGCCGGCGACGAGCGCGTTCGGCTATCACGCGGCGGTGCCGACGACGTTCTTCATGGACGGCACCGCGCATCCGGTGGGTGGCCCGAAGGCGATCAACGAGGTGGTTCTGGAGATCCTCGCCGAGCGGGGTGTCGAGGTGCGGGTCCGGCAGCTGGTGCGGCGCATCGTCGTCGAGCGGGGCCGGGCGGCCGGTGTCGACGTGGTGGATCAGGCCACCGGGCGCGAGTACCGGGTGACGGCGCCGGCGGTGGTGTCGGCGGCCGGGGTGCGCAACACGTATGCGCTGCTGGGCCGGGAGGTGGATCTGCCCGCGGAGCCGTCCGCGGTCATGTTGTTCCTCGGGCTGAAACGTTCGCCGGCCGAGTTCGGGGTGCACGGGGAGAACCACTGGTTCATGCCGGACCTGGACGGGTCCGCGCGGGGCACGCTGTACGTGTCGTTCGCGTCGCTGAACAATCCGGCCGCCCGCTTCCACACCGTGGAGCTGCTCGAACTGGTCGACCCCGGCGACTTCGAGCGGTGGCGGGACCGGCCGGAAGGCTACGAGCAGTTCAAAGCGGAGTGGACGGACCGTCTGCTGGACCGGCTGGAGCAGCGGTGGCCCGGTTTCCGGGAGCTGGTGGACTTCGCCGAGCTGGCGACGCCGCTGACGTTCGAGAACTATCAGCACAGTGTCCGGGGCTCGTTCTACGGGCTCGCGGCGACTCCGCAACGACTGCGGTCGCGGGCCGCGGGTGCCCGTACCCCGGTCAAGGGTTTGGTGGTGGCCGGTCAGGACGCCTGGGGTTCCGGGGTGGTCGGCGCGCTCGCCGGCGGTCTGATGGCGGCGAACGCGGTGCTCAGCGGCCGCCGGACCGGCGCGATGTGGCGCGCCCTGCTCGCGCCGGTGCCGCCGGTGTCCGGTGTGTGGCGCGGCTATCTGCGGGTGGCCGCGATGGACACGGTGACCCCGCAGATCCGGAGGATCCGGCTGGAGCCGCTCGACGGTGGTGTGCTGCCGTTCGGGTTCGTCGCGGGGCAGTATCTGAAGGTCGAGCTGCCGGTGGCGGTGGAGCCGATCGAACGGTCCTACTCGATCTGCAGCGGTCCACAGGCGACGGGGTACGCCGAGATCGCGGTCAAGCGCGAGCCCGACGGTCTGGGCTCCACCTTCCTGCACGACGAGCTGCGGGTGGGGCAGGCCCTGCGGGTGGCCGGGCCGTCCGGCACGTTCACCTGGGCGCCCGGCACCGAACCGGGCGACGGCACGCTGCTGCTGATCGCCGGTGGCGTCGGCGTGACCCCGCTGATGAGCGTCCTGGCCTGTGCGGCGGATTCCGGGTATCGCGGGCGGATCGTGCTGCTGCTCGGCTGCCGGGGCGAGGTGCCGTTCAAGGGTGAACTCGACCGGTTGGCGGCCCTTCTTCCCGCACTCGAGGTGTTCGTCTTCCGCAGTGGGCCGGCCGGGTCCGGTCGTATCGATCTCGGCGTGCTGCGCCGGCACGCGGCGGGGGCGTCCCGGGTGCATCTGTGCGGGCCGGCGCCGATGATGCAGGACGTTCTGGGGCACCTCGCGACACTCGGCGTGCCGCGCGACATCGTGCACACCGAGGCGTTCGTGTCCGGCAGCAGCGGCCGGACCCGCCGGGAGCGGGCGCACGCCGTCGCGCTCGCTGCGCAGCAGGCCGGTGTCGCCGAGTACCGGATCGGTGTGGCCGGCGGCGAGTCGTTCCCGTGCCCGCCGGGGCAGACGGTTCTCGACGCCGCCAACACCGCGCGGGTGCCGTTTCCGCAGTCCTGCGGTGAGGGATCCTGCGGGACCTGCCGGGTACGGGTACTCAAGGGCGACTACGAGACCGACAGCCGGGGCATGTTCTCCGCCGCGGAACTCGACGACGGCTGGCGGCTGGCGTGTCAGACGCTGCCGACCGGTGACCTGGTCATCGAGGCGCCGTAG
- a CDS encoding FAD-dependent oxidoreductase, which produces MTDNLPSGPRLDDEQFRRLAVYGDIEHAEHGRWLYVTGDDTYDLFLLRSATVDIVREATTIEPERRVYQGRPGDFLGELSLLTGQHVYLTARVVQAGTVVRVGAGALRRVLAEQVDIADVLIEAFRARRDTIRAAAGNALEIVGRPGDAAARELRTYVSQLLLPHAWLDASGVSGLALMRSAAIAEADLPAAVITGSVLRRATPGALAEALGLTYRAGDRPADLIVVGGGPAGLGAAVYAASEGLNTVLLDCSGIGGQAAKSARIENYLGFPQGVSGETLTRLAMVQALKFGVRIFSPCAATGLDLTDPRHPAVVLADGSRVVARAVIAATGARYRRLDIARWAAFEQAGCIRYAAGELDVRGYEGLPVTVVGGANSAGQAALSLAAGGAAVRLIVRGDDLGAKMSSYLADRIRTHPAIRLHTGATVRDLLGNGTLESIVVGRDGTPGQRLDCRALFCFIGADPVSDWLTGVAKDDRGFVHTGGRSALPFQTSSPRVFAVGDLRSGSIKRVATAVGEGASAVSSVHAALADDRPPTAPR; this is translated from the coding sequence ATGACCGACAACCTGCCGAGCGGGCCGCGCCTGGACGACGAGCAGTTCCGCCGGCTCGCCGTGTACGGCGACATCGAGCACGCCGAGCACGGCCGCTGGCTGTACGTCACCGGCGACGACACCTACGACCTGTTCCTGCTGCGCTCGGCAACCGTGGACATCGTCCGCGAGGCAACCACGATCGAGCCGGAGCGTCGCGTCTATCAGGGCCGCCCGGGTGACTTCCTCGGCGAGTTGAGCCTGCTCACCGGCCAGCACGTCTATCTGACCGCGCGGGTGGTGCAGGCCGGCACGGTGGTCCGCGTCGGCGCCGGGGCGCTGCGCCGGGTGCTGGCCGAGCAGGTCGACATCGCCGACGTGCTGATCGAGGCGTTCCGGGCCCGCCGCGACACCATCCGGGCGGCAGCCGGCAACGCCCTGGAGATCGTCGGCCGGCCCGGTGACGCCGCCGCGCGGGAGCTGCGCACGTACGTCTCTCAACTGCTGTTGCCGCACGCCTGGCTGGACGCGTCCGGGGTTTCCGGGCTCGCCCTGATGCGCTCGGCCGCGATCGCCGAGGCGGATCTGCCGGCCGCGGTGATCACCGGTTCGGTCCTGCGCCGGGCGACACCCGGTGCGCTGGCCGAGGCGCTCGGCCTCACCTACCGGGCCGGCGACCGGCCGGCCGATCTGATCGTGGTGGGCGGCGGCCCGGCCGGCCTGGGCGCCGCCGTCTACGCCGCGTCCGAGGGCCTGAACACCGTCCTGCTCGACTGCTCCGGCATCGGCGGGCAGGCGGCCAAGAGCGCCCGCATCGAGAACTACCTCGGCTTTCCGCAGGGTGTCAGCGGCGAGACCCTGACCCGGCTCGCGATGGTCCAGGCGCTGAAGTTCGGGGTACGGATCTTCTCGCCCTGTGCCGCCACCGGCCTCGACCTGACCGACCCGCGCCACCCGGCGGTCGTCCTGGCCGACGGCTCCCGGGTCGTGGCCCGGGCGGTGATCGCCGCTACCGGCGCACGGTACCGGCGTCTCGACATCGCGCGATGGGCGGCGTTCGAGCAGGCGGGCTGCATCCGGTACGCGGCGGGTGAGCTGGACGTACGCGGCTACGAGGGCCTGCCGGTCACCGTCGTCGGCGGCGCCAACTCGGCCGGGCAGGCGGCCCTGTCGCTGGCAGCCGGCGGCGCCGCCGTACGCCTGATCGTCCGCGGCGACGACCTGGGCGCGAAGATGTCGTCCTATCTGGCCGACCGCATCCGCACCCACCCGGCGATCCGCCTGCACACCGGCGCCACGGTCCGCGATCTGCTGGGCAACGGCACACTCGAGTCGATCGTCGTGGGACGCGACGGGACGCCGGGGCAGCGGCTCGACTGCCGGGCGCTGTTCTGCTTCATCGGCGCCGACCCGGTCTCCGACTGGCTGACCGGTGTCGCCAAGGACGACCGCGGTTTCGTGCACACCGGCGGCCGGTCGGCGTTGCCGTTCCAGACCAGCAGCCCGCGGGTCTTCGCGGTCGGCGACCTGCGCTCCGGTTCGATCAAGCGGGTCGCCACCGCGGTCGGCGAGGGCGCCAGCGCCGTGTCCTCGGTGCACGCCGCACTCGCCGACGACCGACCTCCTACGGCGCCTCGATGA